CCGAGCGCCGGGCCCGCGTGCGCTCGGTGCTGGACGCCTGTGACGCCGGGCGCTTCGCCCCGGGCGCCGAGCTCGCCGGCCGCGAGCGCGTGCTCTCGGACGCAGCCGCCGTGATGGAGGGATGGGACCGATGAGCGCCGCCGCCCTGCTGCTCGCCACCGTGCTCTCGCAGAGCTACTACACCCCTACCGAGGCCCAGGCCCTCTTCTCCCAGGCGAACGAGGCCTACTCGCGCGAGGACTACGCCTCCGCGCGAAGCGACTACGAGAAGCTGCTCGCGCACGGCTACGGCGGCGCGGACGTGCTCTACAACCTGGGCACCACCGCGCTCGCACAGGGGGACGTCGGACACGCCGTGCTCGCGCTCGAGCGCGCCGAGCGCGCGGGCGGCCGCAGCGACGACGTGGAGGCGCAGCTCGCGCTCGCCCGCTCGCGCCAGCTCGACAAGGTGGTGGGCTCCATGGCCGAGGATGACTTCCTGCCGCGCCTCGTGGCCGCCACGGACGGGCGGGCGGTGAGCATCATCTTCCTCTCCGCCTGGCTGCTGGGCTTCGCGCTCATCGCGCTCTACCGCGGGGTGCGCCCGCGCAGCCGCACCGCCGTCGCGCTCGCCGCGGCCGTGGTGCTGCTCGCGGCGGTGCCCGCGGGGCTGCTGCTTGCCGCGCACGCCTGGGTGCACCACGGCGTGCGCGAGGCCGTGGTGCTCGCCCCCACGTTGCAGGCGCGAGTCCTCCCCCAGCCCCAGGCCCGCGTCGCCTTCGAGGTGCACGCCGGGCTCAAGGTGCGGCTGCTGCAGCGCGCAGGCAGCTACGTGCAGCTGC
The DNA window shown above is from Aggregicoccus sp. 17bor-14 and carries:
- a CDS encoding tetratricopeptide repeat protein, translating into MSAAALLLATVLSQSYYTPTEAQALFSQANEAYSREDYASARSDYEKLLAHGYGGADVLYNLGTTALAQGDVGHAVLALERAERAGGRSDDVEAQLALARSRQLDKVVGSMAEDDFLPRLVAATDGRAVSIIFLSAWLLGFALIALYRGVRPRSRTAVALAAAVVLLAAVPAGLLLAAHAWVHHGVREAVVLAPTLQARVLPQPQARVAFEVHAGLKVRLLQRAGSYVQLRLPNGLEGWAPVDGVEAL